A window from Larimichthys crocea isolate SSNF chromosome XXIII, L_crocea_2.0, whole genome shotgun sequence encodes these proteins:
- the bambia gene encoding BMP and activin membrane-bound inhibitor homolog a — MDRQSSFISIWLQLELCAMAVLLTKGEIRCYCDAPHCVATGYMCKSELNACFTKVLDPLNANSPITHGCLDPVANAADVCSNQRSAQDVLSGVPATTALECCHDDMCNYRGLHDLAHPRDSTDHSRYQPDSNNRNLVTRVQELASAKEVWFRAAVIAVPIAGGLILVLLIMLALRMLRSENKRLQDQRQQMLSRLHYSFHGHHTKKGHVAKLDLECMVPVTGHENCCLTCDKMRQADLGNDKILSLVHWGMYSGHGKLEFV, encoded by the exons GAGAAATAAGGTGTTACTGTGACGCGCCGCACTGCGTAGCCACAGGATACATGTGCAAATCAGAACTGAACGCCTGCTTCACCAAGGTGCTGGACCCGCTCAACGCCAACTCCCCCATCACCCACGGGTGTTTAGACCCCGTCGCCAACGCGGCGGACGTATGCAGCAACCAGAGGAGCGCCCAGGACGTCCTCAGCGGGGTCCCGGCGACGACGGCACTGGAGTGCTGCCACGACGACATGTGCAACTACAGAGGCCTGCACGACCTGGCGCACCCCAGGGACTCGACAg atcacAGCCGGTACCAGCcagacagcaacaacaggaACCTGGTGACCCGGGTTCAGGAGCTGGCTTCAGCCAAGGAGGTGTGGTTCAGAGCGGCAGTGATCGCCGTCCCCATCGCCGGCGGCCTCATCCTCGTCCTGCTCATCATGCTGGCGCTGCGAATGCTGCGCAGCGAGAACAAGCGTCTGCAGGACCAGCGGCAGCAGATGCTGTCGAGGCTCCACTACAGCTTCCACGGCCACCACACCAAGAAAGGCCACGTGGCGAAGCTGGACCTGGAGTGCATGGTGCCCGTCACGGGACACGAGAACTGCTGCCTGACCTGCGACAAGATGAGGCAGGCAGACCTGGGAAACGACAAGATCCTGTCTCTGGTGCACTGGGGGATGTACAGCGGCCACGGCAAGCTGGAGTTTGTATGA